A stretch of Mesorhizobium sp. M2A.F.Ca.ET.046.03.2.1 DNA encodes these proteins:
- a CDS encoding carbohydrate ABC transporter permease — translation MADVASLSPGAEALRRDAAGPSGPKPRHVLSRRNIFLYGTLIVVALYYLLPLYVMIVTSLKGMPEIRLGNIFSPPMEITFEPWVKAWATACTGLNCDGLSRGFWNSVRITVPSVLLSIAIASVNGYALANWRFKGADTFFIILIVGAFIPYQVMIYPIVIILREIGIYGSLTGLVIVHSIFGMPILTLLFRNYFTSMPEELFRAARVDGAGFWGIYLRIMLPMSLPIFVVAIILQVTGIWNDFLFGVVYTRPDTYPMTVQLNNIVNSVQGVKEYNVNMAATILTGLVPLIVYFVSGKLFVRGIAAGAVKG, via the coding sequence GTGGCTGACGTCGCCTCCCTATCCCCCGGCGCCGAAGCGCTCAGGCGCGATGCCGCCGGCCCCAGCGGGCCGAAGCCGCGGCATGTGCTGTCGCGCCGCAACATCTTCCTCTACGGCACGCTCATCGTTGTCGCGCTCTATTATCTTCTGCCGCTTTACGTGATGATCGTCACATCGCTGAAGGGCATGCCCGAGATCCGCCTCGGCAACATTTTCTCGCCGCCGATGGAGATCACCTTCGAGCCTTGGGTGAAGGCCTGGGCCACCGCCTGCACCGGGCTCAATTGCGACGGGCTGTCGCGCGGCTTCTGGAATTCGGTGCGCATCACCGTGCCGTCGGTGCTGCTCTCGATCGCGATCGCCTCGGTGAACGGCTATGCCCTGGCCAACTGGCGCTTCAAGGGCGCCGACACCTTCTTCATCATCCTGATCGTCGGCGCCTTCATTCCCTATCAGGTGATGATCTATCCGATCGTCATCATCCTGCGCGAGATCGGCATCTACGGCTCGCTGACCGGGCTGGTGATCGTGCATTCGATCTTCGGCATGCCGATCCTGACGCTGCTCTTCCGCAACTATTTCACCTCGATGCCCGAGGAATTGTTCCGCGCCGCGCGCGTCGACGGCGCCGGCTTCTGGGGCATCTACCTGCGCATCATGCTGCCGATGTCGCTGCCGATCTTCGTCGTCGCCATCATCCTGCAGGTGACCGGCATCTGGAACGACTTCCTGTTCGGCGTCGTCTACACGCGCCCCGACACCTATCCGATGACGGTGCAGCTCAACAACATCGTCAATTCGGTGCAAGGCGTGAAGGAATACAACGTCAACATGGCCGCAACCATCCTGACCGGGCTGGTTCCGCTCATCGTCTACTTCGTTTCCGGCAAGCTCTTCGTGCGCGGCATTGCCGCCGGCGCGGTGAAAGGATGA
- the ugpC gene encoding sn-glycerol-3-phosphate ABC transporter ATP-binding protein UgpC: MMDIANPSVSIQDLSLNFGAVSVLQTLNLDVAEGEFIVLLGPSGCGKSTLLNCIAGLLDISDGRIFIKGKNVTWEEPKDRGIGMVFQSYALYPQMTVERNLSFGLRVAGVPKDEIAKRIARAAEILQIEPLLQRKPSALSGGQRQRVAIGRALVRDVDVFLFDEPLSNLDAKLRSELRVEIKLLHRRLQNTMIYVTHDQIEAMTLADRIAVMKGGVIQQLDAPQTIYNRPVNRFVAGFLGSPAMNFIDGRLEKDGGDWHFAVEDVRIPLATYAFEKEPAPGPAVFGIRPEHVAFNSGTGWPFAATANVEVVEPMGSDTLVWLKLGGQNFTVRVTSERTPKNGDPVSVGFDPMRASLFDAQTGNRI, from the coding sequence ATGATGGACATCGCCAATCCCAGCGTTTCGATCCAGGACTTGTCGCTCAATTTCGGCGCCGTCTCGGTGCTGCAGACGCTCAACCTGGATGTCGCCGAGGGCGAGTTCATCGTGCTGCTCGGACCGTCCGGCTGCGGCAAGTCGACCTTGCTCAACTGCATCGCCGGTCTGCTCGACATTTCGGACGGCCGCATCTTCATCAAGGGCAAGAACGTCACCTGGGAAGAACCGAAGGATCGCGGCATCGGCATGGTGTTCCAGTCCTACGCGCTCTATCCGCAGATGACGGTGGAGAGGAACCTTTCCTTCGGCCTGCGTGTCGCCGGCGTGCCGAAGGACGAGATCGCCAAGCGCATCGCCCGCGCCGCCGAGATCCTGCAGATCGAGCCGCTTTTGCAGAGGAAGCCCTCGGCGCTTTCGGGCGGCCAGCGCCAGCGCGTTGCGATCGGGCGGGCGCTGGTACGCGACGTCGATGTCTTCCTGTTCGACGAGCCGCTCTCCAATCTCGACGCCAAGCTGCGTTCGGAATTGCGCGTCGAGATCAAGCTGTTGCACCGCCGCCTGCAGAACACGATGATCTACGTCACCCACGATCAGATCGAGGCGATGACGCTGGCCGATCGCATCGCGGTGATGAAGGGCGGCGTGATCCAGCAGCTAGATGCGCCGCAGACGATCTACAACCGCCCCGTCAACCGCTTCGTCGCCGGCTTCCTCGGTTCGCCGGCGATGAATTTCATCGACGGCAGGCTGGAGAAGGACGGCGGCGACTGGCACTTTGCCGTGGAGGATGTACGCATCCCGCTTGCGACCTATGCCTTCGAGAAGGAGCCGGCGCCAGGCCCCGCGGTGTTCGGCATCCGGCCCGAGCATGTCGCCTTCAACAGCGGCACGGGCTGGCCCTTCGCCGCGACGGCTAATGTCGAGGTCGTGGAGCCCATGGGTTCCGATACGCTGGTGTGGCTGAAACTCGGCGGGCAGAACTTCACCGTGCGCGTCACCTCCGAACGCACGCCGAAGAACGGGGATCCGGTCAGCGTCGGCTTCGATCCGATGCGCGCCTCGCTCTTCGACGCTCAAACAGGCAACCGAATTTAA
- a CDS encoding sugar phosphate isomerase/epimerase → MNWSFQLYSARNFQPWDSVVRMLGELGYKQVEGFGGVYDDPKAFRAELDKNGLAMPTGHFSIDALENDFGGVRKIADALGITLLVCPYLMPDQRPSDSAGWRGFGERLAKVGETAKKAGYGFAWHNHDFEFKALADGSLPQDHILSAAPDIGWEMDVAWVLRGGADPLPWIEKHGKRIVAVHVKDIAKPGEGLDEDGWSDVGHGTIDWAGLFKTLRAKSAAQYFIMEQDNPNDIERYARRSIAAAKSWQE, encoded by the coding sequence ATGAACTGGTCATTCCAACTCTACAGCGCCCGCAATTTCCAGCCATGGGACAGCGTGGTGAGAATGCTCGGCGAGCTCGGCTACAAGCAAGTGGAGGGTTTCGGCGGCGTCTATGACGACCCGAAAGCCTTCCGCGCCGAGCTCGACAAGAACGGGCTGGCGATGCCGACCGGGCATTTCTCGATCGACGCGCTGGAAAACGACTTCGGCGGCGTGCGCAAGATCGCCGACGCGCTCGGCATCACGCTGCTGGTCTGCCCCTATCTGATGCCCGACCAGCGTCCTTCCGACAGCGCCGGCTGGCGCGGCTTCGGCGAGCGCCTGGCCAAGGTGGGCGAGACGGCGAAAAAGGCTGGCTACGGCTTTGCCTGGCACAACCATGATTTCGAGTTCAAGGCGCTTGCCGACGGCTCGCTGCCGCAGGACCACATCCTGTCTGCCGCACCCGACATCGGCTGGGAAATGGACGTCGCCTGGGTGCTGCGCGGCGGCGCCGATCCTCTGCCCTGGATCGAAAAACATGGCAAGCGCATCGTCGCCGTGCACGTCAAGGATATCGCCAAGCCCGGCGAGGGGCTGGACGAGGACGGCTGGTCCGATGTCGGCCACGGTACGATCGATTGGGCGGGCCTGTTCAAGACATTGCGCGCCAAGAGCGCGGCGCAGTATTTCATCATGGAACAGGACAATCCCAATGACATCGAGCGCTATGCCCGTCGCTCGATCGCGGCAGCCAAAAGCTGGCAGGAGTAA
- a CDS encoding Gfo/Idh/MocA family oxidoreductase encodes MADKLGVGVIGCGNISKAYFSLAPLFRGIKMRACADINMDAAKARAKEFKLRAETVNDLLKDDEIDIIVNLTIPAVHYEVSRQALDAGKHVYSEKPFVLSIEEGLDLKKRAEKKGLRIGSAPDTFLGGAHQLARELIDSGKLGKITSGTCHVMGHGMEHWHPNPDFFFQPGAGPVLDIGPYYVTNLIQLIGPVKQVAAFATTPAKVRTISSKPRAGEKIPVNTPTTIHALLEFANGAVITLNTSWDVWSHGHAPMELYGELGTVFVPDPNFFGGEVRFTDAAKPVKKLPKWNHPFGVPNEMHGQGMMANYRTAGLADMAIAIAEGRPHRCSMELALHAVDVMTGILRSGESGKYVTMQTTCERPAALGVKDAKALLAKKN; translated from the coding sequence ATGGCAGACAAGCTTGGCGTCGGCGTCATCGGCTGCGGCAACATATCAAAGGCATATTTCTCGCTGGCGCCGCTGTTCCGCGGCATCAAGATGCGCGCCTGCGCGGACATCAACATGGACGCGGCGAAAGCGCGGGCAAAGGAGTTCAAGCTGCGCGCCGAGACGGTCAACGACCTTCTCAAGGATGACGAGATCGACATCATCGTCAATCTCACCATTCCGGCGGTGCATTACGAAGTGTCGAGGCAGGCGCTCGACGCCGGCAAGCATGTCTATTCGGAAAAACCTTTCGTTCTGTCGATCGAGGAAGGACTCGACCTCAAGAAACGGGCCGAGAAGAAGGGCCTGCGCATCGGTTCGGCGCCGGATACGTTCCTCGGCGGCGCGCACCAGCTGGCGCGCGAGCTGATCGACAGCGGCAAGCTCGGCAAGATCACCAGCGGCACCTGTCATGTGATGGGCCACGGCATGGAGCACTGGCATCCCAATCCGGACTTCTTTTTCCAGCCGGGCGCCGGCCCGGTGCTCGACATCGGACCTTACTACGTCACCAACCTGATCCAGCTGATCGGGCCGGTGAAACAGGTGGCGGCCTTCGCAACGACCCCGGCGAAGGTGCGGACGATCAGCTCCAAACCGCGCGCGGGCGAAAAAATCCCGGTCAACACGCCGACCACGATCCATGCGCTGCTCGAATTCGCCAACGGCGCGGTGATAACGCTCAACACCTCCTGGGACGTCTGGAGTCATGGCCACGCGCCGATGGAGCTCTATGGCGAATTGGGCACCGTCTTCGTGCCGGACCCGAATTTCTTCGGCGGCGAGGTACGCTTCACCGACGCGGCCAAGCCGGTGAAGAAGCTGCCGAAATGGAACCACCCGTTCGGCGTGCCGAACGAGATGCACGGCCAGGGCATGATGGCCAATTACCGCACCGCCGGTCTTGCCGACATGGCGATCGCAATCGCCGAAGGGCGGCCGCACCGCTGCTCGATGGAGCTGGCGCTGCACGCCGTCGACGTGATGACCGGCATCCTGCGTTCCGGCGAAAGCGGCAAATACGTCACCATGCAGACGACCTGCGAGCGGCCGGCCGCGCTCGGCGTCAAGGACGCGAAGGCGCTGCTGGCCAAGAAAAACTAG
- the mgrA gene encoding L-glyceraldehyde 3-phosphate reductase — translation MPYVAAENRYEKMIYNRCGRSGLKLPAISLGLWHNFGNDTPHRTKQAIVRKAFDLGITHFDLANNYGPPPGSAETAFGEILRTDFAAYRDEMIISTKAGYEMWAGPYGEWGSRKYVLASLDQSLKRMGLDYVDIFYSHRFDPETPLEETMGALDHAVRSGKALYAGISSYNSQRTREAADILRQLGTPCLIHQPSYSMLNRWVEEDGLLDTLEGLGIGSIVFSPLAQGMLTDKYLGGIPEGSRASQGKSLRQAFINDKSIANIKALNAIATRRGQTLAQMALAWVLRKGRVTTALIGASRPEQVEDCVGALKALEFSDAELGEIDTYARESDINLWAASAERKGPPRK, via the coding sequence ATGCCCTATGTCGCCGCCGAGAACCGCTACGAAAAGATGATCTATAACCGCTGCGGCCGCTCCGGCCTCAAGCTGCCGGCGATCTCGCTCGGGCTGTGGCACAATTTCGGCAACGACACGCCGCACCGGACCAAGCAGGCGATCGTGCGCAAGGCCTTCGACCTCGGCATCACGCATTTCGATCTCGCCAACAATTACGGTCCGCCGCCCGGCTCGGCGGAGACCGCGTTCGGCGAGATCCTGCGCACCGATTTCGCCGCCTATCGCGACGAGATGATCATCTCGACCAAGGCCGGCTACGAGATGTGGGCGGGTCCCTATGGCGAATGGGGCAGCCGCAAATATGTGCTGGCGAGCCTCGACCAGAGCCTGAAGCGTATGGGGCTCGACTATGTCGATATCTTCTATTCGCACCGCTTCGACCCGGAAACGCCGCTCGAGGAAACCATGGGCGCGCTCGACCACGCGGTGCGCTCGGGCAAGGCGCTTTATGCCGGCATCTCGTCCTACAACTCGCAGCGCACCCGCGAGGCGGCCGATATTCTGCGGCAGCTCGGCACCCCTTGCCTGATCCACCAGCCGAGCTATTCGATGCTCAACCGCTGGGTCGAGGAGGACGGGCTGCTCGACACGCTGGAGGGGCTGGGCATCGGCTCGATCGTCTTCTCGCCGCTGGCGCAAGGCATGCTGACCGACAAATATCTCGGCGGCATCCCCGAGGGCAGCCGCGCATCCCAGGGCAAGTCGCTCAGGCAGGCCTTCATCAACGACAAGTCGATCGCCAACATCAAGGCGCTCAACGCCATTGCCACTCGCCGCGGCCAGACGCTGGCGCAGATGGCGCTGGCCTGGGTGCTGCGCAAGGGCCGCGTGACCACGGCCCTGATCGGCGCCAGCCGGCCGGAACAGGTCGAGGATTGCGTCGGCGCGCTCAAGGCGCTCGAGTTCTCCGATGCCGAGCTTGGCGAGATCGATACTTACGCGCGTGAGTCCGACATCAACCTCTGGGCGGCTTCCGCCGAACGCAAAGGGCCGCCGCGCAAGTAG
- a CDS encoding Fur family transcriptional regulator encodes MTARDALTKNQLCVLEKLEASSGPLSAYTLLDQLRERGFRAPLQVYRALDTLVKSGFVHRLESLNSFVACAEPHDHSHSMTAFAICDNCGQVTEMSDHDVGHRLDEWVRSTGFAAKKAVIEFRGVCAKCRAEAA; translated from the coding sequence ATGACGGCAAGAGATGCGCTGACCAAGAACCAGCTCTGCGTGCTCGAGAAGCTAGAGGCGTCCAGCGGGCCGCTCAGCGCCTATACGCTGCTCGACCAGTTGCGCGAGCGCGGTTTTCGCGCGCCGCTGCAGGTCTACCGGGCGCTCGACACGCTGGTGAAGTCCGGCTTCGTGCACCGGCTGGAAAGCCTCAATTCCTTCGTCGCCTGCGCCGAGCCGCACGACCACAGCCATTCGATGACCGCCTTCGCCATCTGCGACAATTGCGGCCAGGTGACCGAAATGTCCGACCACGACGTCGGCCATCGGTTGGACGAATGGGTGCGCTCGACGGGATTCGCGGCCAAGAAGGCGGTGATCGAGTTTCGCGGCGTTTGCGCGAAGTGCAGGGCCGAGGCTGCGTAA
- the polA gene encoding DNA polymerase I, producing the protein MKKGDHLFLVDGSGYIFRAYHALPPLNRKSDGLPTSAVLGFCNMVWKLMQDARNTNVGIVPTHFAVIFDYSSKTFRSDLYPEYKANRSAPPEDLIPQFGLIRQATVAFNLPCIEMEGFEADDIIATYCRLACEVDADTTIISSDKDLMQLVGPTVGMYDPMKDRQIGIPEVIEKWGVPPEKMIDLQALTGDSVDNVPGVPGIGPKTAAQLLEQFGDLDGLLARASEIKQDKRRETIIANADKARISRQLVTLKNDVPLKEGLDDLVLHAPDGPKLIGFLKTMEFTTLTRRVAEATATEIGDVQASAVIVERADAAHGPDVGASAPQRQAVPQSNGDAKPASPATRGEDAPPQGDTPSLLSALRLEQASASKIDPSAYAPIRDAAALKAWIAEAREAGILAFDAETSSSDPMQADLIGLSMAVAPGRAVYVPLAHKNGNGDLLGGGMLENQIPVREALALLKPLLEDRSVLKIVQDMKYDIVVMSRHGIEVGPFDDTMLISYVLDAGTSGGHDLASLSEKWLGHAPASKKELAGSGKSAIGFDQVDIERATAYAGEQADLALRLWQLLKPRLAAKGLVSVYERLERPLVPVLARMEQRGISVDRQILSRLSGELAQGAARVEEEIYGIVGERINIGSPKQLGDILFGKMGLPGGSKTKTGQWSTSAQLLEDLAAEGHELPRKIVDWRQLTKLKSTYTDALPGFINPGTNRVHTSYALAATTTGRLSSSDPNLQNIPVRTAEGRKIRTAFIAEKGHKLVSADYSQIELRVLAHVAEIPQLKQAFADGADIHAITASEMFNVPVEGMPSEVRRRAKAINFGIIYGISAFGLANQLSIPRDEAGAYIKRYFERFPGIRDYIEETKAYARENGFVQTIFGRRIHYPEIRSSNPSVRAFNERASINARLQGTAADIIRRAMVHMEEALEKAKLSARMLLQVHDELIFETVEAEVEATIPVVRRVMENAPMPAVSMSVPLHVDARAADNWDEAH; encoded by the coding sequence ATGAAAAAAGGCGACCACCTCTTCCTCGTCGACGGCTCCGGCTACATTTTCCGCGCCTACCACGCGCTGCCGCCGCTCAACCGCAAATCCGACGGCCTGCCGACCAGCGCCGTGCTTGGCTTCTGCAACATGGTTTGGAAGCTGATGCAGGACGCCCGCAACACCAATGTGGGCATCGTGCCGACGCATTTCGCCGTCATTTTCGACTATTCCTCGAAGACGTTCCGCAGCGATCTCTACCCGGAATACAAGGCGAACCGCTCGGCGCCGCCGGAAGACCTGATCCCGCAATTCGGGCTGATCCGCCAGGCGACGGTGGCCTTCAACCTGCCCTGCATCGAGATGGAGGGTTTCGAGGCCGACGACATCATCGCAACCTATTGCCGGCTGGCCTGCGAGGTCGACGCCGACACCACCATCATTTCCTCCGACAAGGACCTGATGCAGCTGGTCGGCCCGACGGTCGGCATGTACGACCCGATGAAGGACCGCCAGATCGGCATTCCCGAAGTGATCGAGAAATGGGGTGTGCCGCCGGAAAAGATGATCGACCTGCAGGCGCTCACCGGCGACTCGGTCGACAACGTTCCGGGCGTGCCCGGCATCGGCCCGAAGACCGCGGCGCAGCTCCTGGAACAGTTCGGCGACCTTGATGGGCTGCTGGCGCGTGCCTCCGAGATCAAGCAGGACAAGCGGCGCGAGACCATCATCGCCAATGCCGACAAGGCCCGCATCTCGCGTCAGCTGGTGACGCTGAAGAACGATGTGCCGCTGAAGGAGGGGTTGGACGACCTGGTGCTGCACGCGCCGGACGGACCGAAGCTGATCGGCTTCCTGAAGACCATGGAATTCACCACGCTAACGCGACGCGTCGCCGAGGCGACCGCGACCGAGATCGGCGACGTCCAGGCTTCCGCCGTCATCGTCGAGCGCGCCGATGCCGCGCACGGCCCCGATGTCGGCGCCAGCGCGCCGCAAAGGCAGGCAGTGCCTCAATCAAACGGCGACGCGAAGCCCGCCTCGCCAGCCACGAGGGGCGAGGACGCGCCGCCGCAGGGCGACACCCCATCGCTCCTTTCGGCGCTGCGGCTGGAACAAGCCTCGGCGAGCAAGATCGACCCTTCGGCCTATGCGCCCATCCGCGATGCGGCCGCGCTGAAAGCCTGGATAGCCGAAGCCCGCGAGGCCGGCATCCTCGCTTTTGACGCCGAGACCAGCTCGTCCGACCCGATGCAGGCCGATCTCATCGGCCTGTCCATGGCGGTCGCGCCGGGCCGCGCCGTCTACGTGCCGCTTGCCCACAAGAACGGCAATGGCGACCTGCTTGGCGGCGGCATGCTGGAGAACCAGATCCCGGTCCGCGAGGCGCTGGCGCTGCTCAAGCCGCTGCTCGAGGACCGGTCGGTCCTCAAAATCGTGCAGGACATGAAATACGACATCGTCGTGATGAGCCGGCACGGCATCGAGGTCGGACCGTTCGACGACACGATGCTGATCTCCTACGTGCTCGACGCCGGCACGTCCGGCGGTCACGACCTCGCCTCGCTGTCGGAGAAATGGCTGGGACACGCGCCGGCCTCGAAGAAGGAACTGGCCGGCTCGGGCAAGAGCGCCATCGGCTTCGACCAGGTCGATATCGAGCGCGCGACCGCCTATGCCGGCGAACAGGCCGATCTGGCTCTGCGGCTGTGGCAATTGCTGAAGCCCCGGCTCGCCGCCAAGGGCCTCGTTTCCGTCTACGAGCGGCTGGAACGTCCGCTCGTGCCGGTGCTTGCCCGCATGGAGCAGCGCGGCATCTCGGTCGACCGGCAGATCCTGTCTAGGCTTTCGGGCGAGCTGGCGCAGGGCGCCGCCCGCGTCGAGGAAGAGATCTACGGCATCGTCGGCGAGCGCATCAACATCGGCTCGCCCAAACAGCTGGGCGACATATTGTTCGGCAAGATGGGCCTGCCGGGCGGCTCGAAGACCAAGACGGGGCAATGGTCGACCTCGGCGCAGCTGCTGGAAGACCTCGCCGCCGAAGGCCATGAGCTGCCGCGCAAGATCGTCGACTGGCGCCAGCTCACCAAGCTGAAGTCGACCTATACCGACGCGCTGCCCGGTTTCATCAACCCCGGCACCAACCGCGTGCATACCTCATACGCGCTCGCCGCGACGACCACGGGCCGCTTGTCATCCTCCGATCCCAACCTCCAGAATATTCCGGTGCGCACCGCCGAGGGCCGCAAGATCAGGACCGCCTTCATCGCCGAGAAGGGCCACAAGCTGGTCTCGGCCGACTATAGCCAGATCGAGCTGCGCGTGCTTGCCCATGTCGCCGAGATCCCGCAGCTCAAGCAGGCCTTCGCCGACGGCGCCGACATCCATGCCATCACCGCGTCGGAAATGTTCAACGTGCCGGTCGAAGGCATGCCTTCGGAGGTGCGCCGGCGTGCCAAGGCGATCAACTTCGGCATCATCTACGGCATCTCGGCCTTCGGCCTCGCCAACCAATTGTCGATCCCGCGCGACGAGGCCGGCGCCTACATCAAGCGCTATTTCGAGCGCTTCCCGGGCATCCGCGACTATATCGAGGAAACCAAGGCCTACGCGCGGGAAAACGGCTTCGTGCAAACCATCTTCGGCCGGCGCATCCACTATCCGGAGATACGATCCTCCAACCCGTCGGTCCGCGCCTTCAACGAGCGCGCCTCGATCAACGCCAGGCTGCAGGGCACCGCCGCAGACATCATCCGCCGCGCCATGGTGCATATGGAAGAGGCGCTGGAGAAAGCGAAACTCTCGGCCCGCATGCTGCTGCAGGTGCATGACGAACTGATCTTCGAAACGGTGGAAGCGGAAGTCGAAGCGACTATCCCCGTCGTGCGCCGGGTCATGGAAAACGCGCCGATGCCGGCGGTCTCAATGTCGGTGCCGCTGCATGTCGACGCCCGGGCGGCGGACAATTGGGACGAGGCGCATTAG
- a CDS encoding M20/M25/M40 family metallo-hydrolase: MSRISPVLERLDQNLDQSLERLFGLLGIKSISTDPAFAADCRKGAEWLVAELKLIGFDASVRDTPGHPMVVAHHEGPAGAPHVLFYGHYDVQPVDPIELWDTDPFAPSIKEIEPGRKVITGRGSADDKGQLMTFVEACRAWKQVHGNLPCRVTILFEGEEESGSPSLKPFLEANAAELKADFALVCDTSMWNRETPSICVSLRGMVGEEVTVKAANRDLHSGLYGGPAANPIRILAKVLADIHDKDGHVTIPGFYDGVEETPSQVLKSWEGLGETAETFLGPAGLSIPAGEKGRSVLEMTWARPTAEFNGIIGGYTGKGFKTVIAAEASAKVSFRLVHKQDPKKIRAAFQAFVRERIPGDCSVEFHPHGGSPAIQLSYDSPFLAKAKDALSDEWDKQAITTGGGGSIPVVGDFQTYLGMESLLVGFGLDDDCIHSPNEKYELTSFHKGQRSWARILDALTR, encoded by the coding sequence ATGTCAAGAATCTCCCCCGTCCTTGAGCGTCTCGATCAGAATCTCGACCAGAGCCTGGAGCGGCTGTTCGGTCTGCTCGGCATCAAGTCGATCTCCACCGATCCGGCCTTCGCCGCCGACTGCCGCAAAGGGGCGGAATGGCTGGTCGCCGAACTCAAGCTGATCGGCTTCGACGCGAGTGTGCGCGACACGCCCGGACATCCGATGGTGGTGGCGCATCACGAGGGGCCGGCAGGTGCGCCGCATGTGCTTTTCTATGGCCACTACGACGTCCAGCCGGTCGATCCGATCGAATTGTGGGACACCGACCCGTTCGCGCCGTCGATCAAGGAGATCGAGCCTGGACGCAAGGTGATCACCGGCCGGGGCTCGGCCGATGACAAGGGGCAGTTGATGACCTTCGTCGAGGCCTGCCGCGCCTGGAAGCAGGTGCATGGCAATCTGCCCTGCCGCGTCACCATCCTGTTCGAGGGCGAGGAGGAATCCGGCTCGCCGTCGCTGAAGCCGTTCCTGGAAGCCAACGCCGCCGAGCTGAAGGCCGATTTCGCGCTGGTCTGCGACACCAGCATGTGGAACCGCGAGACGCCGTCGATCTGTGTGTCGCTGCGCGGCATGGTCGGCGAGGAGGTCACCGTCAAGGCGGCCAACCGCGACCTGCATTCGGGCCTCTATGGCGGTCCGGCCGCCAACCCGATCCGCATCCTGGCAAAGGTGCTGGCCGACATCCACGACAAGGACGGCCACGTCACCATTCCAGGCTTCTATGACGGGGTCGAGGAGACGCCCAGCCAAGTGCTGAAATCCTGGGAAGGCCTCGGCGAGACGGCCGAGACCTTCCTCGGACCGGCCGGTCTTTCCATTCCGGCCGGCGAAAAGGGGCGCTCGGTCCTCGAAATGACCTGGGCAAGGCCGACGGCGGAATTCAACGGCATCATCGGCGGCTATACCGGCAAGGGGTTCAAGACGGTGATCGCGGCGGAAGCTTCGGCGAAAGTGTCGTTCCGGCTGGTGCACAAGCAGGATCCGAAGAAGATCCGCGCCGCCTTCCAGGCCTTCGTGCGCGAGCGCATCCCCGGCGACTGCTCGGTCGAATTCCATCCGCATGGCGGCTCGCCGGCGATCCAGCTTTCCTACGACTCGCCGTTCCTGGCCAAGGCCAAGGACGCGCTGTCCGACGAATGGGACAAGCAGGCTATCACCACCGGCGGTGGCGGCTCCATCCCCGTGGTCGGCGATTTCCAGACCTATCTCGGCATGGAATCGCTGCTGGTCGGTTTCGGCCTCGACGACGACTGCATCCACTCGCCGAACGAGAAATACGAACTGACCTCCTTCCACAAGGGACAGCGGTCCTGGGCGCGCATCCTCGATGCGCTGACCCGGTGA
- a CDS encoding ribonuclease D: protein MTDIRFHKNDLPDLARYNVGAVAIDTETLGLNPHRDRLCVVQISPGDGSADVIQIAPGQKKAPNLVSLLRNRAVTKLFHYGRFDIAVLYNAFGVMAEPVFCTKIASRLVRTYTDRHGLKDLCNELLGIGLSKAQQSSDWAAETLSPEQLDYAASDVLYLHRLREVLAARLARENRTKEADACFRFLPTRAKLDLMGWAEEDIFAHS, encoded by the coding sequence ATGACCGATATCCGTTTCCACAAGAACGACCTGCCCGACCTCGCCCGCTACAATGTCGGGGCGGTGGCCATCGACACGGAAACGCTGGGCTTGAACCCGCATCGCGATCGGCTCTGCGTTGTGCAGATTTCGCCCGGCGACGGCAGCGCCGACGTCATCCAGATCGCGCCTGGCCAGAAGAAAGCGCCGAATCTCGTCAGCCTGCTTCGCAACCGCGCGGTCACCAAGCTGTTCCATTACGGCCGCTTCGACATCGCCGTGCTCTACAATGCCTTCGGTGTCATGGCGGAGCCGGTGTTCTGCACCAAGATCGCCTCGCGGCTCGTCCGCACCTACACCGACCGCCACGGGCTGAAGGATCTGTGCAACGAATTGCTCGGCATCGGCCTGTCCAAGGCGCAGCAATCCTCGGACTGGGCAGCGGAAACGCTCTCGCCCGAACAGCTCGACTATGCCGCCTCCGACGTGCTCTATCTGCACCGTCTGCGCGAGGTTCTGGCGGCGCGCCTGGCGCGCGAAAACCGCACCAAGGAGGCCGACGCCTGCTTCCGGTTCCTGCCTACGCGCGCCAAGCTCGACCTTATGGGCTGGGCGGAGGAAGACATTTTCGCGCATAGCTGA
- a CDS encoding GlsB/YeaQ/YmgE family stress response membrane protein — protein MGIESLLVFIIIGAIAGWLAGLIVKGFGFGLVGNIVVGIVGALIAGWIFPRLGFAVGGGILAAIIHATIGAVVLLVLIKLVKQA, from the coding sequence ATGGGAATTGAAAGCCTGCTCGTTTTCATCATCATCGGCGCGATCGCCGGCTGGCTTGCCGGCCTGATCGTCAAGGGTTTCGGCTTCGGACTGGTCGGCAACATCGTCGTCGGCATCGTCGGCGCCCTGATTGCCGGCTGGATATTCCCAAGGCTTGGCTTTGCCGTGGGCGGCGGGATCCTTGCCGCGATCATCCACGCCACGATCGGCGCGGTGGTCCTGCTGGTGCTGATCAAGCTGGTGAAACAGGCCTGA